Proteins co-encoded in one Uloborus diversus isolate 005 chromosome 9, Udiv.v.3.1, whole genome shotgun sequence genomic window:
- the LOC129229536 gene encoding uncharacterized protein LOC129229536, giving the protein MELDNAYMWKKKKRCQVFPWMKDVLEKISKSFPNIHESTALQLLHECIEKEFQIIFANKEHERAGNLYVLLSTFFINFCWKMKWKENEKYLNDLAIKLLCYLVYLDSYLYKSDGHSRIDRLLFIFKLLPDTSIIYDSLLLINNLNDKEREFFGLILRYVLCRERLPSISDPVVYIKVLLLFRRLKQMIQKNRREAVVFIASAVTQPPDITSWLISLCLEDVDNIKDSNVVELLFNKNFSRNNLQILRKAVLSEEHLAWMEKLQNIKTNLLSSSITNIQAAKGRKISKSKDQNKRSEKKCKKDVNKKVKPKGKSSKMKSKTASDDLPKRKRKKAKLHKKEKLSKSDKKESTRKTRKSSKAKLIMFSNNKIKNEISDSRKETESDRFDLDQDKGKKQIASDCENEDQNSMECDSMKKLEPSLSKEECQLNQCTVINSEPSSALSNGVDKPELSTSEGVCKLNLSVLDNNKPSFVESAETVNSINDINESELSSSKAPCQLNLSTVDSFGQYENDLGSSLDVINETELLCLQESCHFTQAVTNDRRNESEMSINMPTIISELDDRQNESVTEIPKSMPVLVPESLENNADDTSCTVGMATVADLIQSEGKDCQADKLIMNSNDYFTTVENYLLDERNFCGVSCSTKASEAVQTVEKQFDEKSCQTDELIMNSDEYFMTAGNNILHKENQINASCSANSENALPISENEPYNSNAVENILSQIKLSENFQMNECLPEIEDSNCMIPPSQGVSYRLLNGTGGLYSNKAIHEILLPSEIERNSNLSTNTQFDASQKHLVESNITTIKQKKILGKINNAISRSSQSSDTDVTEILPIISRGNKNQSTNELHVGRRMLNSKTQILGTNTGIHSQHPLCLNKSNHPLNHSTPAVEGKKTYVSQEHFQHLTPTPGVSTEDTSCLTCELTSTDFDPELVPGHDKKSSSCKRKIPLDKRKRCSKKSHSKPKNNSKDKNSTIINHYNISKTPLTSIDDIIADINKLESNIHASQRCLQSSSYRFQNENKMSKTNNSHSFAELEEEYNCRKENGCNESTNISPSVSDDAGHLNQMMHAHNRLINVYNIVYVDSDTGKDIAASSNLLIGGNMNTSSDKDSSNKNLSGSSVENNAEENIFLMRENANMPNIADVMSSTFHLENNISNSKNFTFNQNLLNGAHNKDNSKIVSHRSTTLSQDANRKTKCNSKPHNVFLNNVVARKLIFQRNSLNSNCQEHDRAKAQESFRSNRNFTYSPELKIKILNTYSTKDFVIHPASQFRVNLGERLAESEVSSFQKDKMAVLNQRQKDACVDFPMPPRQPTNKFFDGITSDHRKSYPNQSEMNHGIDNESFEETRVNNGNTLNNPKIGESIISNPEIIKETGENNVNCASNSANQTDCPRISADGFTTDGSDFHSPDSSDSSSSLESTHSEKSKKNSQQNLAPSVGDWGKASILKPSKFHIYSCDNDSDTSSDDFVCARKRPAPENVTEKSKMPLKRRKRTLFNENKQYFLRSRDSVSATKKVTDEIL; this is encoded by the exons aatgaaaaatatttgaacgACTTGGCCATCAAACTGTTATGTTATTTAGTTTATTTGGACAGTTATCTTTATAAAAGTGATGGACATTCTAGAATCGATAGattgttattcatatttaaattacTCCCTG ATACTTCCATCATATATGACTCTTTGCTTCTCATTAATAACTTAAATGATAAAGAAAGAGAATTCTTTGGCTTGATCCTACG CTATGTGTTATGCAGAGAGAGACTGCCTTCAATTTCAGACCCAGTTGTATACATCAAAGTCCTTTTATTGTTCAGAAGATTAAAGCAAATGATTCAGAAGAATCGAAGAGAAGCTGTGGTTTTCATTGCATCTGCGGTCACTCAACCACCTGACATAACTTCATGGTTAATTTCTCTGTGTTTGGAAGATGTCGATAATATAAAAGATTCCAACGTCGTTGAGCttcttttcaacaaaaatttcagTAGAAATAACTTGCAGATATTACGAAAA gCTGTATTAAGTGAAGAACATTTAGCTTGGatggaaaaattacaaaatattaaaacaaatctGTTGAGTTCATCTATCACTAACATTCAAGCTGCAAAAGGCAGGAAAATTTCTAAGAGCAAAGATCAAAATAAGAGAAgtgaaaaaaagtgtaaaaaggaTGTTAACAAAAAAGTTAAACCCAAAGGTAaatcttcaaaaatgaaaagcaaaactGCTTCAGATGatcttccaaaaagaaaaagaaaaaaagctaaactGCATAAGAAAGAAAAGCTTTCCAAAAGTGACAAAAAAGAAAGTACACGTAAAACAAGAAAAAGCAGCAAAGCCAAACtaataatgttttcaaacaataaaatcaaaaatgaaatttctgatTCTAGAAAGGAAACAGAATCTGATCGGTTTGATCTTGATCAAGACAAAGGAAAAAAACAG ATTGCCTCTGATTGTGAAAATGAAGACCAAAATTCTATGGAATGTGACAGTATGAAGAAGTTAGAACCATCACTTTCAAAAGAAGAATGTCAACTCAACCAATGTACTGTCATTAACAGCGAGCCATCTTCTGCACTTAGCAATGGTGTGGACAAACCAGAATTGTCTACTTCGGAAGGCGTATGTAAATTGAACCTATCTGTGCTTGATAATAATAAACCTTCCTTTGTTGAGAGTGCTGAAACTGTGAATTCCATCAATGATATTAATGAATCAGAGTTATCCTCTTCAAAAGCTCCATGCCAGTTAAATCTATCCACTGTGGATAGTTTTGGCCAATATGAAAATGATCTTGGTAGCTCATTAGATGTAATAAATGAAACAGAATTGCTCTGTCTTCAGGAATCCTGTCATTTTACCCAAGCTGTTACAAATGATAGAAGAAATGAATCTGAAATGTCCATAAATATGCCGACTATTATTTCTGAATTGGATGATAGACAAAATGAATCTGTGACTGAAATTCCTAAAAGTATGCCAGTTCTAGTTCCAGAATCACTTGAGAATAATGCAGATGATACTTCCTGTACTGTTGGCATGGCAACAGTTGCTGATTTAATACAATCTGAAGGAAAGGATTGCCAAGCTGATAAATTAATAATGAATTCCAATGACTATTTTACCACAGTTGAAAATTACCTTTTAGATGAAAGAAACTTTTGCGGTGTTTCATGTTCTACAAAGGCATCAGAAGCAGTACAAACAGTAGAAAAGCAGTTTGACGAAAAAAGTTGCCAAACTGATGAGCTAATAATGAATTCTGATGAATATTTTATGACAGCtggaaataatattttgcataaaGAAAACCAAATCAATGCTTCAtgttctgcaaacagtgaaaatgcATTGCCAATCAGTGAG AATGAACCTTATAATTCTAATGCTGTGGAAAACATCTTATCACAAATCAAATTAAGTGAAAActtccaaatgaatgaatgtTTGCCAGAAATTGAAGATTCCAATTGTATGATACCTCCCAGCCAAGGTGTTTCCTACCGTCTGTTAAATGGAACAGGTGGTCTGTATTCAAACAAAGCTATTCATGAAATTTTACTGCCTTCTGAAATTGAAAGAAATTCAAACTTAAGTACAAATACTCAGTTTGATGCTTCCCAAAAGCATCTTGTTGAAAGTAATATTACCACCATAAAGCAAAAAAAGATACTTGGCAAGATTAATAATGCCATTAGCAGAAGCTCTCAGTCCAGTGATACTGATGTTACTGAAATTCTTCCAATAATAAGCCGTGGCAAtaaaaatcagtctacaaatgaACTTCATGTTGGTAGAAGAATGTTAAATTCTAAAACACAAATTCTTGGGACTAATACTGGTATTCACTCGCAACACCCACTTTGTTTAAACAAAAGTAATCACCCTTTGAATCATTCCACCCCTGCTGTAGAGGGAAAGAAAACGTATGTTTCGCAAgaacattttcaacatttaacACCTACTCCTGGTGTGTCCACTGAAGATACTTCTTGTCTTACATGTGAACTTACCAGCACAGATTTTGATCCAGAATTAGTTCCTGGTCATGACAAAAAGTCCTCTAGTTGTAAAAGAAAAATTCCTCTCGACAAACGTAAACGCTGTTCTAAAAAATCACACAGCAAACCTAAAAAtaactcaaaggataaaaatagcACTATTATAAATCAttataacatttcaaaaacacCCCTTACTAGCATTGATGACATCATTGCTGATATTAATAAGCTTGAAAGTAATATTCATGCAAGTCAAAGGTGCCTTCAAAGCAGTAGTTATCGCTtccaaaacgaaaataaaatgtcCAAAACGAATAATTCTCACTCATTTGCAGAACTAGAAGAAGAGTATAATTGTAGAAAAGAAAATGGATGTAATGAAAGTACAAACATTTCTCCCTCTGTTTCTGATGATGCAGGTCATCTCAATCAAATGATGCATGCTCATAATAGACTAATAAATGTGTATAATATAGTTTATGTTGATTCTGATACAGGTAAAGACATTGCTGCTTCCTCTAATTTGTTAATTGGAGGTAATATGAACACTAGTTCTGATAAAGACTCCAGCAACAAGAACTTATCAGGCAGTTCAGTCGAAAACAACgcagaagaaaatatatttttgatgagaGAAAATGCTAACATGCCAAATATAGCAGATGTTATGTCGTCTACATTTCATCTGGAAAATAATATTTCCAACTCTAAAAATTTTACCTTTAATCAAAATCTACTTAATGGTGCCCATAATAAAGATAACTCAAAAATTGTATCACATAGATCAACTACCTTATCCCAAGATGCCAATAGAAAaactaaatgcaattctaaaccACATAATGTTTTTTTGAACAATGTGGTTGCAAGAAAACTTATATTTCAACGAAACTCTCTCAATAGTAACTGTCAAGAACATGATAGAGCAAAAGCCCAAGAGTCTTTTCGTAGTAATCGGAATTTTACCTATTcgcctgaattaaaaataaagattctAAATACTTATTCAACAAAAGATTTTGTCATACATCCTGCGTCGCAGTTTCGAGTGAATCTTGGTGAACGCCTTGCAGAAAGTGAAGTTTCATCATTCCAAAAAGATAAAATGGCTGTTTTAAATCAGCGTCAAAAAGATGCTTGTGTGGATTTTCCAATGCCTCCAAGACAGCCAACAAACAAGTTTTTTGATGGTATTACATCGGATCATAGAAAGTCATATCCTAACCAGTCCGAAATGAATCATGGAATCGATAATGAATCTTTTGAAGAAACTCGAGTAAATAATGGGAATACACtgaacaatccaaaaattggggAAAGCATCATATCCAATCCAGAAATAATCAAAGAAACTGGAGAAAATAATGTCAACTGTGCTTCAAACAGCGCAAATCAGACTGACTGCCCTCGTATCAGTGCAGATGGTTTTACAACTGATGGCTCCGACTTTCATAGTCCAGATAGCTCTGATTCAAGCAGTTCATTGGAGTCGACTCACAGTGAAAAATCTAAGAAAAACTCACAGCAAAACTTGGCACCAAGTGTAGGAGACTGGGGAAAAGCATCCATTTTAAAACCTTCTAAGTTTCACATTTATTCCTGTGATAATGATTCTGACACAAGTAGCGATGACTTCGTCTGTGCAAGAAAAAGACCTGCACCAGAGAATGTAACTGAAAAAAGCAAAATGCCTCTTAAGCGAAGAAAAAGAACCCTGTTTAATGAAAACAAAC